From a region of the Mycobacteroides saopaulense genome:
- a CDS encoding ABC transporter substrate-binding protein, with product MFASPPGKFERVQTARFWGAAAISAALIAATVSGCTEKPTNETPSTLATSTTKIAGAGVLGNARKPDESCAKDAAPLDPSAPREVRHEQGETEVPEDAKRIVVLDAGAIDTLCALGLQDRIVGVGLADGATTAPSYLGTVIHNAAPIGPMASPDLAKIGAAKPDLILSSLGDQNSYLDLSAIAPTVIVSGHDLAEHVRLVGKATRRTADTDKLWSGFVDAAKKVGRENDAAHFQASIVQFTDQTVRVYGASNFPASVFATVGLDRPATQRFTDTPFVEISTEDFSAAEGDIVYVSFTSPSAKDRAARIFGTKPWMALGAVRDNRVFAVNNEVWQTGDGIVAARGILDDLQWVNAPIN from the coding sequence GTGTTCGCCTCCCCGCCCGGTAAGTTCGAGCGGGTGCAGACGGCGAGGTTTTGGGGCGCTGCCGCGATATCCGCGGCACTCATAGCGGCGACGGTGTCGGGATGTACCGAGAAACCCACCAACGAGACCCCGAGCACGTTGGCCACCAGCACGACCAAGATCGCCGGCGCAGGCGTGTTGGGCAACGCACGCAAGCCCGACGAGTCCTGCGCCAAGGATGCCGCGCCCCTCGACCCGTCGGCACCGCGCGAGGTGCGGCACGAGCAGGGCGAGACGGAAGTACCCGAGGACGCCAAGCGCATCGTGGTGCTCGACGCCGGGGCGATCGACACGCTGTGCGCGCTGGGGCTGCAGGACCGGATCGTCGGGGTGGGGCTGGCCGACGGCGCGACCACTGCCCCGTCCTACCTGGGCACCGTGATCCACAACGCGGCACCGATCGGCCCTATGGCATCTCCGGACCTGGCCAAGATCGGTGCCGCCAAGCCCGATCTCATCCTCAGCTCGCTCGGCGACCAGAACTCCTACCTGGATCTGAGCGCCATCGCACCGACGGTGATCGTCTCCGGCCACGACCTGGCCGAGCACGTCCGCCTGGTGGGTAAGGCAACCCGTCGGACTGCCGACACCGACAAGCTGTGGTCGGGATTCGTGGACGCCGCCAAGAAGGTGGGCCGCGAGAACGACGCGGCGCATTTCCAGGCCTCGATCGTGCAGTTCACCGATCAGACCGTGCGGGTGTACGGCGCCAGCAATTTCCCTGCCTCGGTGTTCGCCACCGTGGGCTTGGATCGTCCTGCCACCCAACGGTTTACCGATACCCCGTTTGTCGAGATCAGTACCGAGGACTTCTCGGCGGCCGAAGGCGACATCGTGTACGTCTCGTTCACCAGCCCGTCGGCCAAGGACCGCGCCGCCCGGATTTTCGGTACCAAGCCTTGGATGGCGCTCGGCGCGGTGCGCGACAATCGGGTCTTCGCGGTCAACAACGAGGTGTGGCAGACCGGAGACGGAATCGTCGCGGCCCGCGGGATTCTCGACGACTTGCAGTGGGTCAACGCACCGATCAACTGA
- a CDS encoding YciI family protein, producing the protein MYHVLQLTYTQPIDVVDGVRPAHLEWLDGEIAAGKLLISGRNEAGTGGVLITGDISVEDAEALIAADPYTAAGVAEYTRTGFNAGRKSEIIP; encoded by the coding sequence ATGTACCACGTACTGCAGCTGACCTACACCCAACCGATCGATGTCGTGGACGGTGTCCGACCCGCGCACCTGGAGTGGCTCGACGGCGAGATCGCGGCAGGCAAGCTGCTGATCAGCGGCCGTAACGAGGCCGGCACCGGCGGCGTGCTGATCACCGGCGACATCAGCGTCGAGGACGCCGAGGCGCTGATCGCGGCAGACCCCTACACCGCGGCCGGGGTCGCCGAGTACACCCGAACCGGATTCAACGCCGGCCGCAAGTCGGAGATAATTCCATGA